A window from Citrus sinensis cultivar Valencia sweet orange chromosome 5, DVS_A1.0, whole genome shotgun sequence encodes these proteins:
- the LOC102609552 gene encoding protein NRT1/ PTR FAMILY 5.2-like, with amino-acid sequence MSGEEGNIDDYTQDGTVDLKGNPVRRSKRGGWRACSFVVVYEVFERMAYHGISSNLVMYLTDKLHHGTVKSANNVTNWGGTIWVTPIFGAGVAEAYLGRYWTFIIASFFNLMGMIVLALSVSLSGLKPPPCNDINSQDCRKASTLQLGTFFVALYTLVVGTGGTKPNILTIAADQFDEFEPKEKAHKLSFFNWWMFNIFFATLLGNTVLVYIQEDVGWVLGYGLPALGLAIAIAIFLAGTPFYRHKKPAGSPFTRMAKVIVAAIRKMNVPLPTDPQELYELDLEYYTQKGKYRIGSTQNLRFFNKAAVKTGATNPWILCSVSQVEETTQMLAMIPILVATFVPSTMLAQINTLFVKQGTTLDRAIGSSFKIPPASLTGFVTLSMLVCVVLYDRCFVRITRRWTKNPRGITLLQRMGIGLVIHIIIMVIASFTERYRLSVAKDHGIVEKGQQVPLTIFIMLPQFVLMGTADAFLEVAKIEFFYDQAPESMKSLGTSYSMTTLGVGNFLSSFLLSTVSDITKRHGHKGWILNNLNVCHLDYYYAFFAILNVLNFVFFLVVAKFYVYKAEVSDSMEVLTEELKVMRLRASAQEATVAN; translated from the exons atgagtggTGAAGAAGGAAATATAGACGATTATACACAAGATGGCACCGTGGACCTCAAAGGCAACCCTGTTCGCAGATCCAAGCGTGGTGGATGGAGAGCTTGCTCCTTTGTTGTTG TATACGAGGTGTTTGAACGTATGGCCTATCATGGGATATCGTCAAATTTGGTGATGTATTTGACAGACAAGCTGCATCACGGCACTGTGAAGTCAGCGAACAACGTCACCAACTGGGGTGGCACCATTTGGGTCACTCCAATTTTTGGCGCTGGTGTTGCCGAGGCCTATCTCGGCCGCTACTGGACCTTCAtcattgcttctttttttaacctcATG GGGATGATTGTACTAGCACTATCAGTGTCATTATCTGGGTTGAAACCTCCTCCATGCAATGATATTAACAGTCAAGACTGCAGGAAGGCTTCAACATTACAATTAGGTACCTTCTTTGTTGCACTCTACACGCTGGTTGTGGGAACCGGAGGAACCAAGCCCAACATCTTGACGATCGCCGCGGACCAATTCGATGAATTTGAGCCCAAGGAGAAGGCCCATAAGCTCTCCTTCTTCAACTGGTGGATGTTCAATATCTTTTTTGCGACACTCTTAGGCAATACAGTGCTTGTCTACATACAAGAGGATGTGGGCTGGGTCTTGGGTTATGGGCTTCCTGCACTAGGTCTTGCTATAGCCATTGCGATTTTCTTGGCGGGCACACCCTTCTATAGGCACAAGAAGCCCGCAGGAAGCCCATTCACAAGAATGGCAAAGGTCATTGTAGCTGccataagaaaaatgaatgtGCCTCTCCCTACTGACCCCCAAGAACTGTATGAACTTGACTTGGAATATTATACACAAAAAGGGAAGTACAGGATTGGTTCCACCCAAAATTTGAG GTTCTTTAACAAAGCTGCAGTCAAAACAGGTGCAACAAATCCATGGATCCTGTGCTCAGTGTCTCAAGTAGAGGAAACCACGCAAATGTTAGCAATGATCCCAATCTTGGTTGCCACGTTTGTTCCCAGCACAATGCTTGCTCAAATCAACACCCTTTTTGTAAAGCAAGGCACTACCCTTGATAGAGCTATTGGTAGCAGCTTCAAGATCCCCCCCGCAAGTTTAACAGGATTTGTAACCTTATCAATGCTTGTTTGTGTCGTCTTATATGACCGATGCTTTGTCAGGATTACGCGAAGGTGGACTAAGAATCCTAGAGGGATCACTCTTCTTCAAAGAATGGGAATTGGCCTAGTcattcatattataattatggtTATTGCTTCTTTTACAGAGAGATATAGACTAAGTGTGGCCAAGGACCATGGTATAGTTGAAAAAGGACAGCAAGTTCCTTTAACAATATTCATTATGCTTCCTCAATTTGTGCTTATGGGAACAGCCGATGCATTCTTGGAGGTAGCCAAGATTGAGTTCTTTTATGATCAGGCACCAGAGAGCATGAAGAGTCTTGgaacttcttattcaatgaCTACTTTAGGAGTTGGAAATTTCCTTAGTAGCTTTCTGCTTTCAACGGTTTCTGACATAACCAAAAGGCATGGCCACAAAGGGTGGATTCTGAACAACCTTAATGTTTGTCATTTGGACTATTACTATGCCTTTTTCGCAATATTGAATGTCTTGaactttgttttcttcttggttgtgGCAAAGTTCTATGTGTACAAGGCTGAAGTTTCGGATTCAATGGAGGTGCTTACCGAAGAATTAAAGGTGATGAGATTAAGGGCATCTGCACAAGAAGCGACTGTGGCTAACTGA
- the LOC102628410 gene encoding uncharacterized protein LOC102628410, producing the protein MGHMDSRESNSDADLEYGEIRRRDDQNKGQSCIGQHSNKMVDWEWNMVRGSKGLVKDDNLLTACKNVLHSGENVEIYVDELGEEAASLVKKKMVAEKGKSSSKKPPKPPRPPGTLSFDEADIKLCREISELARLKYARIRQMKELKKKRVDKVSSPVVSFFAMIITILFCYVIIFQGILGSRI; encoded by the exons ATGGGTCATATGGATTCAAGGGAGAGTAATTCAGATGCTGATTTGGAATATGGTGAGATTAGAAGGCGAGATGACCAAAATAAAGGGCAAAGTTGTATTGGTCaacattcaaataaaatggTCGATTGGGAGTGGAATATGGTTAGGGGTTCAAAAGGATTAGTAAAAGATGATAATCTGTTAACTGCATGCAAGAATGTCTTACATTCTGGTGAGAATGTGGAGATATACGTGGACGAGCTAGGAGAGGAGGCAGCAAGTCttgtgaagaagaaaatggtgGCGGAGAAAGGGAAATCAAGCTCTAAGAAGCCTCCTAAACCACCTAGGCCTCCTGGAACCCTGTCGTTTGATGAGGCTGATATAAAACTGTGCAGAGAAATTTCTGAGCTTGCGAGACTGAAGTATGCAAGGATTCGACAAatgaaagaattgaagaaaaagagggTTGATAAGGTGTCATCACCAGTGGTTAGCTTTTTTGCAATGATCATAACCATTTTATTCTGCTACGTGATAATCTTCCAAG GCATCTTGGGTTCACGTATATGA
- the LOC102628713 gene encoding uncharacterized protein LOC102628713: MAWRQIFNNAGANSMVAVSGFSRFFTSKASNQYIVKVGIPEFLNGIGKGVETHSAKLESEIGDFQRLLVTRTLKLKKLGIPCKHRKLILKHTHKYRLGLWRPRAAPAKA; encoded by the exons ATGGCTTGGAGGCAAATATTCAACAACGCGGGGGCAAATTCGATGGTAGCAGTATCTGGGTTTTCTAGATTCTTCACCTCCAAAGCATCAAATCAATACATTG TCAAGGTTGGGATACCAGAGTTTCTGAATGGAATAGGGAAAGGAGTGGAAACCCATTCGGCGAAGCTTGAATCTGAGATAGGTGACTTTCAGAGATTGCTTGTAACCCGAACTCTTAAGCTCAAGAAACTTGGCATTCCTTGCAAGCAT AGGAAGCTGATACTGAAACACACCCACAAATATAGGCTGGGACTGTGGAGGCCAAGAGCTGCACCTGCGAAAGcctaa